From a single Mangifera indica cultivar Alphonso chromosome 19, CATAS_Mindica_2.1, whole genome shotgun sequence genomic region:
- the LOC123202922 gene encoding uncharacterized protein LOC123202922, which produces MAQIHRLIGQLRFIGANFVSLLLNDLFSSIREMEIVIPAVPTMEFEFTSARSSPYLSAPASPKRFGEYFFTSAPTSPSGISQFDREFDSLYMMNDEHSSVVPFDWEEKPGTPKSQSPSRAIAATDNEDDFAFNFSKEMEKESLTAEELFDGGKIRPLEPPPRLQLDDHTTLKSPLLSSRSPRSPISLGKKVIREVFSPRGKKETDPFAAAVENTRKQTQNDRGRERRAPDLSKSSSRRATRSLSPFRVSEYPWEEEETQHQQPIKQSSFSSKPSSTSKSSSRKWRLRDFLLFRSASEGHSRDKEPKYQALFKKHEDTKNSSFRSADSSGEPMSGSRRRGQVSAHELHYTQNKAASENLKKRTFLPYKQGILGRLAVNPLANGFRS; this is translated from the exons ATGGCTCAAATCCACCGGTTAATTGGGCAATTAAGGTTCATAGGAG ccAACTTTGTCTCTCTGCTCCTAAATGACCTATTTTCTTCTATTAGAGAAATGGAAATAGTGATACCTGCGGTTCCAACAATGGAGTTCGAGTTTACCAGTGCAAGATCATCTCCATATTTGAGTGCTCCAGCATCACCAAAGAGATTTGGTGAATATTTCTTTACAAGTGCACCTACAAGTCCCTCGGGCATCTCTCAGTTTGACAGGGAATTTGATAGCTTGTATATGATGAACGATGAGCATTCTTCTGTTGTTCCTTTTGACTGGGAAGAGAAGCCTGGTACACCAAAATCACAATCTCCCAGCAGGGCAATAGCCGCTACTGATAATGAAGatgattttgcttttaatttcAGTAAGGAAATGGAGAAAGAGTCCCTCACTGCTGAAGAGCTCTTTGATGGTGGCAAAATCCGTCCACTAGAGCCTCCACCAAGATTACAGCTTGACGACCATACAACTCTGAAGAGCCCACTTTTGTCTTCGAGGTCACCGAGATCGCCCATATCTTTAGGGAAAAAGGTCATCCGTGAAGTATTTTCACCTAGAGGCAAAAAGGAAACAGACCCATTTGCGGCTGCAGTTGAAAATACTCGAAAGCAAACGCAAAATGAcagaggaagagaaagaagagcTCCAGATTTGTCGAAAAGTTCAAGCCGTAGAGCGACAAGATCACTATCTCCATTTAGAGTATCTGAGTATCcatgggaagaagaagaaacgcAACATCAACAACCTATAAAACAGTCATCGTTCAGCTCAAAGCCATCTTCCACTTCAAAGAGTTCATCAAGAAAATGGAGATTGAGGGATTTTCTTCTGTTTCGAAGCGCATCTGAGGGACATTCAAGGGATAAGGAACCGAAGTATCAGGCTTTGTTCAAGAAACATGAAGACACAAAGAACTCTAGTTTTCGGTCAGCCGACAGTTCTGGAGAGCCAATGTCTGGCTCAAGAAGAAGAGGACAGGTATCGGCACATGAATTGCATTATACACAGAATAAAGCTGCATCAGAGAATTTGAAGAAGAGAACTTTCTTGCCATACAAACAAGGGATTTTGGGGAGGCTGGCCGTTAATCCTCTTGCAAATGGATTTCGATCATGA
- the LOC123203519 gene encoding uroporphyrinogen-III synthase, chloroplastic-like isoform X2, with the protein MAQFSLFSLSPSSPPPAAAFRLRLHNRSRLFFQLNRIQASSDSTSTSARDLNPKVVVTRERGKNGKLIEALAKHGIGCLELPLIQHAQGPDLGRLSSLLSDAAFDWIIITSPEAGSVFLEAWKEAGTPNVKVGVVGAGTASIFEEVRQLSKHSLDVAFTPSKATGKVLASELPKNGNKRCTVLYPASAKASNEIEEGLSNRGFEVVRLNTYTTVPVDDVDQTILKRALCTPVVAVASPSAVRSWVNLISESEQWSNSVACIGETTASAAKRLGLKNVYYPTHPGLEG; encoded by the exons ATGGCacaattctctctcttctctctctctccttcttcACCTCCTCCCGCTGCTGCGTTTCGTCTGCGACTTCACAATCGCAGCCgacttttttttcagttaaacaGAATTCAAGCTTCTTCTGATTCTACTTCTACTTCCGCTCGTGATTTGAATCCGAAAGTCGTGGTAACCAGAGAACGTGGCAAAAACGGAAAGCTCATCGAGGCTCTG GCAAAGCATGGGATTGGTTGTTTGGAGCTTCCACTTATCCAGCATGCCCAGGGACCTGATTTGGGTAGACTATCTTCTTTACTAAGTG ATGCTGCATTCGACTGGATCATCATAACTTCACCTGAAGCAGGTTCTGTCTTTCTAGAGGCATGGAA gGAAGCTGGTACCCCTAATGTTAAGGTTGGTGTTGTGGGAGCTGGCACAGCTAGTATTTTTGAAGAAGTAAGGCAATTGTCAAAGCATTCCCTTGATGTGGCCTTTACACCATCAAAAG CTACAGGAAAAGTTTTGGCTTCAGAGCTTCCAAAGAACGGGAATAAAAGATGCACTGTTTTGTATCCTGCTTCTGCAAAAGCTAGCAATGAGATTG AAGAAGGATTATCCAATCGCGGATTTGAGGTTGTGAGGCTGAATACATACACAACG GTACCTGTTGATGATGTTGACCAGACTATTCTGAAGCGGGCACTTTGTACCCCAGTTGTTGCAGTTGCTTCACCTTCTGCAGTTCG TTCCTGGGTCAATCTTATTTCAGAATCTGAACAGTGGAGCAATTCAGTTGCATGTATTGGTGAGACTACTGCTTCTGCTGCAAAAAGATTAGGCCTGAAAAATGTTTACTACCCAACACATCCTGGACTTGAAGGGTAA
- the LOC123202747 gene encoding uncharacterized protein LOC123202747 isoform X1, which yields MNTRVKSNKLQSMKATLKQDKQKANMRGSKVVAAVKATTSRRVSSRERKMALQQDVDKLKKKLRHEENIHRALERAFNRPLGALPRLPPYLPPPTKKLLAEVAVLEEEIVRLEEQVVHFRQDLYQEAIYISSSKKNMENSADSCMNKNSEQAQLKCSNGNAGESTTSTLTQLASLSKDGRGKENQSCANSVKKKGSFGQKLQPPRTPVKRPLIDSKLADKHLDPQKLQVQLECHVRDPENAEAKIVRVSKESSSGDDGPNKISEDIVNCLSGILLRMSTVKSREEAEFGDPYGICSQFGRRDIGPYKHLFAIEVHSINPNRTSSSMFLLRRLKILLGKLASVNLQNLTHQEKLAFWINIYNSCMMNAFLEHGIPESPKMVVELMRKGTINVGGHLLNAITIEHFILRLPYHSKYTFTKGAKNDEMAARCIFGLELSEPLVTFALSCGSWSSPAVRIYTASQVENELEVAKREYLQAAVGISAEKFAVPKLLDWYLLDFAKDFESLLDWICLQLPSELGKKAIQCLERGKHEPSSKFIQVVPYEFSFRYLLYT from the exons ATGAATACCAGAGTGAAGAGTAATAAACTGCAATCTATGAAGGCTACACTGAAGCAAGATAAA CAGAAGGCCAATATGCGGGGGAGCAAAGTAGTTGCTGCCGTGAAAGCAACCACAAGTCGACGAGTCTCTAGCAGAGAGAGAAAAATGGCTCTGCAACAAGAT GTTGATaagttgaagaagaagcttAGGCATGAAGAGAATATTCACAGAGCTTTAGAGAGGGCTTTCAATAGACCTTTGGGAGCTCTGCCTCGTCTACCTCCTTATCTTCCTCCTCCT ACAAAGAAGCTTCTTGCAGAAGTGGCCGTATTGGAAGAGGAGATTGTTCGGCTTGAAGAACAGGTAGTGCATTTCAGACAAGATTTATATCAAGAAGCTATCTACATTTCATCCTCCAAAAAGAACATGGAAAATTCAGCTGATTCATGCATGAACAAGAATTCAGAACAAGCGCAGTTAAAGTGTTCAAATGGGAATGCGGGTGAATCCACAACATCCACACTAACCCAATTGGCTTCTCTTTCCA AAGATGGAAGGGGCAAAGAAAACCAATCATGTGCTAATTCTGTGAAGAAGAAGGGATCCTTTGGGCAAAAATTGCAGCCACCCAGAACTCCAGTGAAGAGGCCTCTCATTGACAGTAAACTGGCAGACAAGCATTTAGATCCTCAGAAATTACAGGTTCAGCTAGAATGTCATGTAAGAGACCCCGAAAATGCAGAGGCAAAAATTGTAAGAGTCTCCAAGGAGAGCTCATCTGGAGATGATGGCCCAAACAAAATTTCTGAGGATATTGTGAACTGCCTGTCTGGCATTTTGTTAAGAATGAGCACAGTTAAAAGCAGAGAGGAAGCAGAATTTGGGGATCCTTATGGTATCTGTTCACAGTTTGGAAGAAGAGATATTGGCCCATATAAGCATCTATTTGCTATTGAAGTGCACTCGATCAATCCAAACCGAACATCCAGTTCTATGTTTCTTCTCCGTAGATTAAA AATCCTACTTGGGAAACTTGCCTCTGTCAATTTACAGAACCTCACCCATCAGGAGAAGCTTGCATTCTGGATAAACATTTACAATTCCTGCATGATGAAT GCATTTCTTGAGCATGGAATACCAGAGAGTCCCAAAATGGTTGTCGAATTGATGCGAAAG GGAACAATAAATGTTGGAGGCCATTTACTTAATGCAATTACCATTGAACACTTTATCCTCAGATTGCCCTATCACTCAAAATAT ACCTTTACAAAGGGAGCAAAAAACGATGAAATGGCAGCAAGGTGCATATTTGGATTGGAGTTATCTGAACCGTTAGTAACATTTGCCCTCTCCTGTGGAAGCTGGTCCTCTCCTGCT GTGAGAATTTACACTGCTTCTCAAGTTGAAAACGAACTAGAAGTTGCCAAAAGAGAATACCTGCAAGCTGCAGTTGGTATTTCTGCAGAGAAATTTGCAGTTCCAAAGCTATTGGATTGGTACTTACTTGACTTTGCAAAGGACTTTGAGTCTTTGCTGGATTGGATCTGCCTACAGTTGCCAAGTGAATTAGGGAAAAAAGCAATTCAATGTCTTGAAAGGGGAAAACATGAGCCTTCTTCAAAATTTATCCAAGTTGTCCCATATGAATTCAGCTTTAGGTATCTTCTATACACATGA
- the LOC123202747 gene encoding uncharacterized protein LOC123202747 isoform X2 has protein sequence MNTRVKSNKLQSMKATLKQDKKANMRGSKVVAAVKATTSRRVSSRERKMALQQDVDKLKKKLRHEENIHRALERAFNRPLGALPRLPPYLPPPTKKLLAEVAVLEEEIVRLEEQVVHFRQDLYQEAIYISSSKKNMENSADSCMNKNSEQAQLKCSNGNAGESTTSTLTQLASLSKDGRGKENQSCANSVKKKGSFGQKLQPPRTPVKRPLIDSKLADKHLDPQKLQVQLECHVRDPENAEAKIVRVSKESSSGDDGPNKISEDIVNCLSGILLRMSTVKSREEAEFGDPYGICSQFGRRDIGPYKHLFAIEVHSINPNRTSSSMFLLRRLKILLGKLASVNLQNLTHQEKLAFWINIYNSCMMNAFLEHGIPESPKMVVELMRKGTINVGGHLLNAITIEHFILRLPYHSKYTFTKGAKNDEMAARCIFGLELSEPLVTFALSCGSWSSPAVRIYTASQVENELEVAKREYLQAAVGISAEKFAVPKLLDWYLLDFAKDFESLLDWICLQLPSELGKKAIQCLERGKHEPSSKFIQVVPYEFSFRYLLYT, from the exons ATGAATACCAGAGTGAAGAGTAATAAACTGCAATCTATGAAGGCTACACTGAAGCAAGATAAA AAGGCCAATATGCGGGGGAGCAAAGTAGTTGCTGCCGTGAAAGCAACCACAAGTCGACGAGTCTCTAGCAGAGAGAGAAAAATGGCTCTGCAACAAGAT GTTGATaagttgaagaagaagcttAGGCATGAAGAGAATATTCACAGAGCTTTAGAGAGGGCTTTCAATAGACCTTTGGGAGCTCTGCCTCGTCTACCTCCTTATCTTCCTCCTCCT ACAAAGAAGCTTCTTGCAGAAGTGGCCGTATTGGAAGAGGAGATTGTTCGGCTTGAAGAACAGGTAGTGCATTTCAGACAAGATTTATATCAAGAAGCTATCTACATTTCATCCTCCAAAAAGAACATGGAAAATTCAGCTGATTCATGCATGAACAAGAATTCAGAACAAGCGCAGTTAAAGTGTTCAAATGGGAATGCGGGTGAATCCACAACATCCACACTAACCCAATTGGCTTCTCTTTCCA AAGATGGAAGGGGCAAAGAAAACCAATCATGTGCTAATTCTGTGAAGAAGAAGGGATCCTTTGGGCAAAAATTGCAGCCACCCAGAACTCCAGTGAAGAGGCCTCTCATTGACAGTAAACTGGCAGACAAGCATTTAGATCCTCAGAAATTACAGGTTCAGCTAGAATGTCATGTAAGAGACCCCGAAAATGCAGAGGCAAAAATTGTAAGAGTCTCCAAGGAGAGCTCATCTGGAGATGATGGCCCAAACAAAATTTCTGAGGATATTGTGAACTGCCTGTCTGGCATTTTGTTAAGAATGAGCACAGTTAAAAGCAGAGAGGAAGCAGAATTTGGGGATCCTTATGGTATCTGTTCACAGTTTGGAAGAAGAGATATTGGCCCATATAAGCATCTATTTGCTATTGAAGTGCACTCGATCAATCCAAACCGAACATCCAGTTCTATGTTTCTTCTCCGTAGATTAAA AATCCTACTTGGGAAACTTGCCTCTGTCAATTTACAGAACCTCACCCATCAGGAGAAGCTTGCATTCTGGATAAACATTTACAATTCCTGCATGATGAAT GCATTTCTTGAGCATGGAATACCAGAGAGTCCCAAAATGGTTGTCGAATTGATGCGAAAG GGAACAATAAATGTTGGAGGCCATTTACTTAATGCAATTACCATTGAACACTTTATCCTCAGATTGCCCTATCACTCAAAATAT ACCTTTACAAAGGGAGCAAAAAACGATGAAATGGCAGCAAGGTGCATATTTGGATTGGAGTTATCTGAACCGTTAGTAACATTTGCCCTCTCCTGTGGAAGCTGGTCCTCTCCTGCT GTGAGAATTTACACTGCTTCTCAAGTTGAAAACGAACTAGAAGTTGCCAAAAGAGAATACCTGCAAGCTGCAGTTGGTATTTCTGCAGAGAAATTTGCAGTTCCAAAGCTATTGGATTGGTACTTACTTGACTTTGCAAAGGACTTTGAGTCTTTGCTGGATTGGATCTGCCTACAGTTGCCAAGTGAATTAGGGAAAAAAGCAATTCAATGTCTTGAAAGGGGAAAACATGAGCCTTCTTCAAAATTTATCCAAGTTGTCCCATATGAATTCAGCTTTAGGTATCTTCTATACACATGA
- the LOC123203519 gene encoding uroporphyrinogen-III synthase, chloroplastic-like isoform X1, giving the protein MAQFSLFSLSPSSPPPAAAFRLRLHNRSRLFFQLNRIQASSDSTSTSARDLNPKVVVTRERGKNGKLIEALAKHGIGCLELPLIQHAQGPDLGRLSSLLSADAAFDWIIITSPEAGSVFLEAWKEAGTPNVKVGVVGAGTASIFEEVRQLSKHSLDVAFTPSKATGKVLASELPKNGNKRCTVLYPASAKASNEIEEGLSNRGFEVVRLNTYTTVPVDDVDQTILKRALCTPVVAVASPSAVRSWVNLISESEQWSNSVACIGETTASAAKRLGLKNVYYPTHPGLEGWVDSILEALRAHEHI; this is encoded by the exons ATGGCacaattctctctcttctctctctctccttcttcACCTCCTCCCGCTGCTGCGTTTCGTCTGCGACTTCACAATCGCAGCCgacttttttttcagttaaacaGAATTCAAGCTTCTTCTGATTCTACTTCTACTTCCGCTCGTGATTTGAATCCGAAAGTCGTGGTAACCAGAGAACGTGGCAAAAACGGAAAGCTCATCGAGGCTCTG GCAAAGCATGGGATTGGTTGTTTGGAGCTTCCACTTATCCAGCATGCCCAGGGACCTGATTTGGGTAGACTATCTTCTTTACTAAGTG CAGATGCTGCATTCGACTGGATCATCATAACTTCACCTGAAGCAGGTTCTGTCTTTCTAGAGGCATGGAA gGAAGCTGGTACCCCTAATGTTAAGGTTGGTGTTGTGGGAGCTGGCACAGCTAGTATTTTTGAAGAAGTAAGGCAATTGTCAAAGCATTCCCTTGATGTGGCCTTTACACCATCAAAAG CTACAGGAAAAGTTTTGGCTTCAGAGCTTCCAAAGAACGGGAATAAAAGATGCACTGTTTTGTATCCTGCTTCTGCAAAAGCTAGCAATGAGATTG AAGAAGGATTATCCAATCGCGGATTTGAGGTTGTGAGGCTGAATACATACACAACG GTACCTGTTGATGATGTTGACCAGACTATTCTGAAGCGGGCACTTTGTACCCCAGTTGTTGCAGTTGCTTCACCTTCTGCAGTTCG TTCCTGGGTCAATCTTATTTCAGAATCTGAACAGTGGAGCAATTCAGTTGCATGTATTGGTGAGACTACTGCTTCTGCTGCAAAAAGATTAGGCCTGAAAAATGTTTACTACCCAACACATCCTGGACTTGAAGG ATGGGTTGATAGTATTCTTGAAGCCTTGAGAGCACATGAACACATCTAG
- the LOC123203518 gene encoding serine carboxypeptidase 1-like yields the protein MATSAFFIWMFLLSLASSTQLYGWIDINPFKFVKEELSRERPSHAFASYDFDKYSTAEYSAVNISPQEGQKEKDKIESLPGQPPEVEFDQYSGYVTVDHEAGRALFYYFVQAAVNSSSKPLVLWLNGGPGCSSFGAGALMELGPFRVNKDGKTLCHNEYAWNKDANIIFLESPAGVGFSYSNTTSDYKLSGDYRSAQDSYTFLVNWLERFPEYKSREFFIAGESYAGHYIPQLAHAILQNSKNTNQTRINLRGIAMGNAYIDFETTIQGAVDFYWTHALMSDEIYHGLTSNCDFTLLNSSDKVCLKLINEALDAAGNIYSYDIYAPSCNSSLKFHSVSAFDPCSENYIKRYLNIPQVQRALHANVTSLPHPWESCSREINRNWKDKQLTVLPIIQQLMARGIRIWIYSGDTDGALPVTCSRYAINKLGTPVKTVWYPWYTQDEVGGYAVGFENLTFVTVRGAGHFVPSYQPARALVVFSSFINGVLPPPA from the exons ATGGCAACTTCTGCATTTTTCATTTGGATGTTTCTCTTGTCCTTGGCCAGCTCAACTCAACTTTATGGATGGATTGATATCAATCCTTTCAAATTTGTTAAGGAGGAACTGTCAAGGGAGAGACCATCCCATGCATTTGCAAGCtatgattttgataaatattcCACTGCAGAATATTCAGCAGTAAATATAAGCCCCCAGGAGGGGCAGAAGGAAAAGGACAAGATCGAAAGCTTGCCTGGGCAACCTCCGGAAGTGGAGTTTGATCAGTATTCAGGCTATGTAACGGTGGACCATGAAGCAGGCAGAGCATTGTTCTACTATTTTGTTCAGGCGGCTGTGAATTCTTCTTCCAAGCCTCTTGTCTTGTGGCTAAATGGAG GGCCTGGTTGTTCTTCATTTGGGGCTGGAGCGTTAATGGAACTTGGGCCATTTAGAGTTAATAAAGATGGTAAAACTCTATGCCACAATGAATATGCATGGAACAAGG ATGCCAACATAATCTTTTTGGAATCTCCTGCTGGTGTTGGATTTTCCTACTCAAACACAACCTCAGACTATAAATTAAGTGGAGACTACAGAAGTGCTCAAGATTCCTATACATTTCTAGTTAACTGGCTGGAAAGGTTCCCAGAGTACAAAAGCAGGGAATTTTTCATAGCTGGAGAGAGTTATGCAGGACATTACATACCACAGCTTGCTCATGCAATCCTTCAAAACAGCAAGAACACCAACCAAACCAGAATCAATCTAAGAGGAATTGCT ATGGGTAACGCGTATATCGACTTTGAAACAACTATACAAGGGGCAGTGGATTTTTACTGGACACATGCTCTCATGTCTGATGAAATTTACCATGGACTTACCTCAAACTGTGATTTTACTTTGCTGAATTCTTCGGACAAAGTATGCTTGAAACTTATAAATGAAGCACTGGATGCGGCTGGAAACATCTACTCTTACGATATCTATGCTCCCTCGTGCAATTCTTCCTTGAAGTTTCATTCT GTTTCAGCTTTCGACCCATGCTcagaaaattatatcaaaagatACTTGAACATTCCTCAAGTTCAAAGAGCTCTTCATGCAAATGTTACTAGTCTTCCTCATCCATGGGAATCCTGCAG TAGAGAAATCAATCGAAATTGGAAAGATAAGCAGCTAACAGTATTGCCAATCATTCAGCAGCTCATGGCAAGAGGAATTCGCATATGGATATACAG CGGCGATACAGATGGCGCTTTACCTGTAACCTGCAGTAGGTATGCCATTAACAAACTAGGGACGCCGGTGAAGACAGTCTGGTACCCCTGGTACACCCAAGATGAG GTTGGAGGATATGCTGTTGGATTCGAAAATCTCACTTTTGTAACTGTAAGAGGGGCTGGACATTTTGTTCCAAGTTACCAGCCGGCTCGGGCGCTAGTGGTCTTCTCCTCATTCATAAATGGGGTGCTTCCACCTCCAGCTTAG
- the LOC123203763 gene encoding polyadenylate-binding protein RBP47-like yields the protein MNKTQPNGSESSQAEQQQNQRQQQQWVTVQYAAAPMVMQPQMIPPQHYPMPPPPYMPYHYQHPHHHQPHVQHLQQQQHQGGSSGENKTVWVGDLHHWMDENYLHTCFGSTGEIASIKVIRNKQTGLSEGYGFVEFFTHATAEKILQTYSTTLMPNTDQAFRLNWATFSMGDKRPDNGPGLSIFVGDLAADVTDGLLHETFASKYPSVKAAKVVFDANTGRSKGYGFVRFGDDNERSQAMIEMNGVYCSSRPMRIGAATPRKSSGYQQQYSSQGGYASNAASGQGFQSDGDSSNTTIFVGGLDHNVNDEDLRQPFSQYGEILSVKIPAGKGCGFVQFANRDNAEEALQKLNGTVIGKQTVRLSWGRNPANKQFRADYGNQWGGAYYGGLVYDGYGYALPPHDPSMYAVAAPAYRAYPVYGSHQQQVS from the exons atgaataagaCGCAACCAAATGGCTCTGAATCATCGCAGGCAGAGCAACAGCAGAATCAACGGCAGCAACAGCAGTGGGTGACGGTGCAGTATGCGGCTGCACCCATGGTAATGCAGCCGCAAATGATACCACCTCAACATTATCCTATGCCTCCACCGCCGTATATGCCATACCATTATCaacatcctcatcatcatcaaccGCACGTGCAGCACCTCCAGCAACAACAGCATCAAGGAGGATCCAGTGGCGAAAACAAGACTGTTTGGGTCGGTGATTTGCATCATTGGATGGATGAGAATTACCTCCACACCTGTTTTGGTTCCACTGGAGAG ATTGCCTCCATTAAGGTTATTCGCAATAAGCAGACAGGACTGTCAGAGGGTTATGGATTTGTGGAATTTTTTACCCATGCAACAGCTGAGAAAATTCTACAAACCTATTCGACAACCCTGATGCCTAATACAGACCAGGCTTTCCGCCTGAACTGGGCAACATTTAGCATGGGTGACAAGCGCCCAGATAATGGTCCTGGTCTTTCTATTTTTGTCGGTGATTTAGCTGCTGATGTTACTGATGGCTTATTGCATGAAACTTTTGCTAGTAAATATCCATCTGTTAAAGCTGCAAAAGTTGTCTTTGATGCCAATACTGGTCGCTCAAAAGGTTATGGTTTTGTGAGGTTTGGAGATGATAATGAGAGATCACAGGCCATGATTGAAATGAATGGTGTCTATTGTTCAAGCAGACCCATGCGAATTGGTGCTGCTACTCCCAGGAAATCGTCAGGATATCAACAACAATATTCATCACAAG GTGGATATGCATCAAATGCTGCCTCAGGCCAAGGCTTTCAATCTGATGGGGATTCTTCAAATACAACT ATATTTGTTGGAGGGCTTGACCATAATGTGAATGATGAAGATCTTAGACAACCTTTTTCTCAGTATGGTGAAATACTCTCTGTTAAAATACCAGCTGGAAAAGGATGTGGGTTTGTACAATTTGCCAACAG AGATAATGCTGAGGAAGCTTTACAGAAGTTGAATGGGACAGTAATTGGCAAGCAAACAGTGCGTCTTTCTTGGGGTCGCAATCCAGCTAATAAGCAG TTTAGAGCAGATTATGGGAACCAATGGGGTGGTGCATATTATGGAGGGCTGGTCTATGATGGTTATGGCTATGCTCTGCCTCCACATGATCCAAGCATGTACGCTGTAGCAGCCCCAGCCTACAGAGCCTACCCTGTTTATGGCAGTCATCAGCAACAAGTAAGCTGA